The DNA sequence caaaaaataaattaaagtctGTATCATATAACATGGAATTGCATTGAATTGCCTTACTTTGTGCTAACTTGTAAAGCTATTAAGACTGTTAGGTGTACCCCGCGATGCGTTAGTTTTTACCCCCAACCTTggggttaaatgtaacaattCACTGTCAGTACTTTcggtcagattgctagtgaatcgtatgtcccagaaattgaattgtggtgtgtaatcatatCAAAGGGATGCaggttgtttgtatttaaaaaaatgattaatctatcttactttactttatttttacagggacagtgcacattaataaatctttctgtaaatgtgccagtttAGCCAGCATGGCTAATTTTCAAAtgcagtccctgggcaggtacattaaaaacaaatacaaaatacaaattcagacATAATACAAATACGTTAAAACAAAGATTGTTTTTTATGCATAAAACAGACGTCACATGTTGGGATATTACAGAGCATGGTCACACATCTGGTTGTCTTTTAACCACACTTTCAGGTAAGTTGTGAATGAACTATATGTGTTGCAGTTTCTTATGTATGTAGGAAGTTTATTCCATGTGTGAGCTGCCCTCGCTGAAAAAGCTGACTGTCCAAAAGCAGTCCTCCTCATAGGAATTATACAATCCCCCTTGACAACAGATCTAGTTGATCAGTTGTTCTCTGCTTAACAAAGGCAGTAACGGGGGGATGAGCCAAGCCATGCAAAATCTTGAATACAAGACAGGCTTCTGTGAATTTTATTAAGTTGTCCCAGCTCAATAAATTCAGATTTCTTAAGCAGTGACAGTGGTGGTAACTATTGGGCTTCCTATCAAGCACCTTAAGAGCCTGGTGCTAAGCTGACTGTGCAGGTTTCAGTGTTGTGCATGAGGCTTGAGCCCAGCTTGTCAGACAGTATGTTAAGTGTGGAATGATGtatgcattaaaatataatattgctGCCTTAGTTGTCAAAGAATTTCTAATATAACGGAAATttgacaaattatattttactatGTTTTTGATTTGCTTTTTGAAGGTGAGATTGGAATCAGTTGTAATGCCAAGGTAACTGAAGTCCGACACTTCCTTCAGCTTTTCCCCTGATACATATATGTGTGATACAGAATCATCGATTGTTCTCTTTGTGAAGAACATAAAGACTGTTTTCTTTACATTCAGATGAAAACAAGAGTCATTGAGCCACTGTGTGACATGGACCATCATTGCAGATAACTTACGTGCAGCTTGCTGTTTGGTCATTTTATGTACATAAATCACAGTATCATCTGCATACATATGTACCTCAGACTCACCGCAAACAGTGGGCAGGTCATTTATAATTAAGACTGAATAAGAGGGGACCCAAAACTGTTCTCTGGTAATATtatcagaattgagccaaatacaaaaattgTTAGTTGTTTCTCCGCTCTCTTCTGTCACTAGATAACCAATTAACATAAAATCGGCATtggtaaataaaatgttgcatCAATAAAATTAGAACAACAAATAACTTTTCCTATAGTTCATTTAAGTAGGCCAATTTCAAGTCACGCTGTTTGGAAATGCAGAGCAAGATTAAGTAGGAACTGTGTGGTCCTGTTGTCAGTCTGCAAACAAGCTTCTCTATCAtctctgtaaaataaattgaaagtCAAGAACAGATTTATCCCgcaacaacgacaacaaaagGAGCACTCAATTCCGTCCAGCGAGGGGTAGACACGAGCCCCAGTAAATTGCTTTGACATATTTGCATAACTCCTGTCCCCAGAGCCAATCGTAAGAGAGCAAACAGGGAAGTAGCTGCCCACAACCGAGAAACGCGACCTCTGGCTATAAATACAGTCAAAGGCGCAGATCCTGTATAAATACAGTCTTCTGGCTATCTGCTGAACAGACACACTTCAGTGCATCACTCCACTCTGGACAACTGGGATTTCTGAGGACATTCGTGGTCGTGAGGATACAACTGTAACCAATAAAAGGTACATCTGTTGCCCAGTTAAGTAGATGTGGGATTTGCTGAGATATCTGGGGATCTTGCAAGAAATCTGTGAGTGAATTTACGCTTGACGAAtttgtcttccttttttttccctttttttttttgcagaatgccTTGCGCTGGAGACACACTGCAAGACCTGCTGCTCTCGGCGAGGAAGCACCACTGCCTGACGGTCGGAGTGTACGAGTCCGCGAAAGTAATGAACATGTGAGTGTCTCGCTTTCGGGCTCCGTCACAAACACGAAGCGCGGAGCGTCTGTTTCCCTGCCgatccccccctttcccctccacTGGCAAAGTCGCAGCTCCTGATGTGATTCtgtaaccccccaccccacagagaCCCCGACAGCGTGGCTTTCTGCGTGCTGGCGACCGGCGAGGGGTTCGAGTGCGACATCGCCCTGCAGATCCACTTCACCCTGATCCAGGCGTTCTGCTTCGACAACGACATCAGCATCGTCCGCGTGAACGACATGCAGCGGCTCTCCAAC is a window from the Anguilla anguilla isolate fAngAng1 chromosome 14, fAngAng1.pri, whole genome shotgun sequence genome containing:
- the LOC118212127 gene encoding growth arrest and DNA damage-inducible protein GADD45 gamma-like; this translates as MPCAGDTLQDLLLSARKHHCLTVGVYESAKVMNIDPDSVAFCVLATGEGFECDIALQIHFTLIQAFCFDNDISIVRVNDMQRLSNIVGEKSVDLDDAHCVLITQSPAEGSWQDPALAELHLFCAERRSLSEWLPAVSLPKR